The proteins below come from a single Megalops cyprinoides isolate fMegCyp1 chromosome 5, fMegCyp1.pri, whole genome shotgun sequence genomic window:
- the lman1 gene encoding protein ERGIC-53 isoform X1 produces MAVSIDELRAAACLVILTLLCNPTNGDVAGGAAGATDAPHRRFEYKYSFKGPHLSQSDGSIPFWVHTGNAIPSADQIRITPSLRSQKGSVWTKNTVSFENWEAEVTFRISGRGRMGADGLAVWFTAGQGLEGPVYGAADSWNGVGIFFDSFDNDGKKNNPAILIVGNNGKLIYDHQNDGSTQALGTCLRDFRNKPYPIRAKITYYKKSLTVMINNGFTPDKDDYEFCAKVDNMIIPHEGYFGISAATGGLADDHDVLSFLLFRLTEPGQQLPPPEAEIPKEEKDKYQEEFENFQQELDKKKEAFQKEHPDVQGEPVEDVYESVNDREIRQVFEGQNRIHLEIKQLNRQLAMILDEQRRYVSVVTDEIARRGAAAEPGQVPSQHLDTIITTQQEVLKNLNDLRNSFSDTLRQVASVQHQGNAAGAYETVQHFNDIKEHLHVVKRSVEHLVQRNGGPSEKVKCPELPPVPSCLSTTHFLIFVVVQSVLFFGYIMYRSQQEAAAKKFF; encoded by the exons ATGGCGGTGTCCATAGATGAACTGAGAGCAGCTGCCTGTTTAGTAATATTAACTTTGCTATGTAATCCGACAAATGGCGACGTTGCAGGAGGCGCTGCGGGAGCTACAGACGCGCCTCACCGCCGCTTTGAATACAAGTATAGTTTCAAAGGACCGCATCTGTCTCAAAGCGACGGCAGTATTCCTTTCTGGGTGCATACTGGAA ATGCCATCCCTAGCGCTGACCAGATCCGCATCACGCCCTCCCTGAGGAGCCAGAAGGGCTCGGTGTGGACGAAGAACACCGTGAGCTTCGAGAACTGGGAAGCCGAGGTGACGTTCCGCATCTCCGGCCGTGGCCGAATGGGAGCGGACGGACTG GCCGTCTGGTTCACAGCAGGACAGGGCCTGGAAGGACCCGTCTACGGCGCGGCCGATTCTTGGAACGGAGTTGGAATATTTTTTGACTCTTTTGACAATGATGGAAAG aaaaataatcCTGCCATTCTGATTGTTGGAAACAATGGAAAACTTATTTATGACCATCAGAA TGATGGTTCAACTCAAGCCCTGGGAACATGTCTAAGGGACTTCCGAAACAAACCCTACCCAATCCGAGCCAAAATTACATACTACAAGAAGTCACTGACG GTTATGATCAATAATGGCTTCACCCCAGATAAGGATGACTATGAGTTCTGCGCAAAAGTGGACAACATGATCATTCCTCATGAAGGCTACTTTGGCATCTCTGCTGCCACAGGAGGCCTTGCAG ATGACCATGATGTGCTGTCATTCTTGCTGTTCAGACTAACAGAGCCTGGACAACAGCTG CCACCACCTGAGGCTGAAATTCCTAAAGAGGAGAAGGACAAGTATCAGGAAGAATTTGAGAACTTCCAGCAGGAGCTGGACAAGAAGAAGGAGGCGTTTCAGAAAGAACATCCTGATGTCCAGGGAGAGCCGG TAGAGGACGTTTATGAGAGTGTGAACGACCGGGAGATCCGGCAGGTGTTTGAGGGTCAGAACCGGATCCACCTCGAGATCAAGCAGCTCAACCGGCAGCTGGCCATGATCCTGGACGAACAGCGCCGCTACGTCTCCGTGGTGACGGACGAGATTGCGAGGCGGGGAGCCGCCGCTGAGCCCGGACAG GTTCCCAGTCAACATCTGGACACAATAATCACTACCCAACAGGAGGTGCTGAAGAATCTGAATGATCTGAG AAACTCattctctgacacactgagacaagTGGCCTCCGTCCAGCACCAGGGCAATGCGGCTGGGGCCTATGAGACTGTCCAGCACTTCAATGACATCAAGGAGCACCTGCACGTGGTCAAGAGGAGCGTCGAACACCTGGTCCAGCGCAACGGG GGCCCAAGTGAAAAGGTGAAGTGCCCTGAGCTGCCTCCAGTGCCTTCCTGTCTTTCCACCACACACTTCCTGATCTTCGTGGTTGTACAGTCAGTCCTGTTCTTTGGCTACATCATGTACAG AAGTCAACAAGAAGCAGCAGCCAAGAAGTTCTTTTGA
- the lman1 gene encoding protein ERGIC-53 isoform X2 — protein MAVSIDELRAAACLVILTLLCNPTNGDVAGGAAGATDAPHRRFEYKYSFKGPHLSQSDGSIPFWVHTGNAIPSADQIRITPSLRSQKGSVWTKNTVSFENWEAEVTFRISGRGRMGADGLAVWFTAGQGLEGPVYGAADSWNGVGIFFDSFDNDGKKNNPAILIVGNNGKLIYDHQNDGSTQALGTCLRDFRNKPYPIRAKITYYKKSLTVMINNGFTPDKDDYEFCAKVDNMIIPHEGYFGISAATGGLADDHDVLSFLLFRLTEPGQQLPPPEAEIPKEEKDKYQEEFENFQQELDKKKEAFQKEHPDVQGEPEDVYESVNDREIRQVFEGQNRIHLEIKQLNRQLAMILDEQRRYVSVVTDEIARRGAAAEPGQVPSQHLDTIITTQQEVLKNLNDLRNSFSDTLRQVASVQHQGNAAGAYETVQHFNDIKEHLHVVKRSVEHLVQRNGGPSEKVKCPELPPVPSCLSTTHFLIFVVVQSVLFFGYIMYRSQQEAAAKKFF, from the exons ATGGCGGTGTCCATAGATGAACTGAGAGCAGCTGCCTGTTTAGTAATATTAACTTTGCTATGTAATCCGACAAATGGCGACGTTGCAGGAGGCGCTGCGGGAGCTACAGACGCGCCTCACCGCCGCTTTGAATACAAGTATAGTTTCAAAGGACCGCATCTGTCTCAAAGCGACGGCAGTATTCCTTTCTGGGTGCATACTGGAA ATGCCATCCCTAGCGCTGACCAGATCCGCATCACGCCCTCCCTGAGGAGCCAGAAGGGCTCGGTGTGGACGAAGAACACCGTGAGCTTCGAGAACTGGGAAGCCGAGGTGACGTTCCGCATCTCCGGCCGTGGCCGAATGGGAGCGGACGGACTG GCCGTCTGGTTCACAGCAGGACAGGGCCTGGAAGGACCCGTCTACGGCGCGGCCGATTCTTGGAACGGAGTTGGAATATTTTTTGACTCTTTTGACAATGATGGAAAG aaaaataatcCTGCCATTCTGATTGTTGGAAACAATGGAAAACTTATTTATGACCATCAGAA TGATGGTTCAACTCAAGCCCTGGGAACATGTCTAAGGGACTTCCGAAACAAACCCTACCCAATCCGAGCCAAAATTACATACTACAAGAAGTCACTGACG GTTATGATCAATAATGGCTTCACCCCAGATAAGGATGACTATGAGTTCTGCGCAAAAGTGGACAACATGATCATTCCTCATGAAGGCTACTTTGGCATCTCTGCTGCCACAGGAGGCCTTGCAG ATGACCATGATGTGCTGTCATTCTTGCTGTTCAGACTAACAGAGCCTGGACAACAGCTG CCACCACCTGAGGCTGAAATTCCTAAAGAGGAGAAGGACAAGTATCAGGAAGAATTTGAGAACTTCCAGCAGGAGCTGGACAAGAAGAAGGAGGCGTTTCAGAAAGAACATCCTGATGTCCAGGGAGAGCCGG AGGACGTTTATGAGAGTGTGAACGACCGGGAGATCCGGCAGGTGTTTGAGGGTCAGAACCGGATCCACCTCGAGATCAAGCAGCTCAACCGGCAGCTGGCCATGATCCTGGACGAACAGCGCCGCTACGTCTCCGTGGTGACGGACGAGATTGCGAGGCGGGGAGCCGCCGCTGAGCCCGGACAG GTTCCCAGTCAACATCTGGACACAATAATCACTACCCAACAGGAGGTGCTGAAGAATCTGAATGATCTGAG AAACTCattctctgacacactgagacaagTGGCCTCCGTCCAGCACCAGGGCAATGCGGCTGGGGCCTATGAGACTGTCCAGCACTTCAATGACATCAAGGAGCACCTGCACGTGGTCAAGAGGAGCGTCGAACACCTGGTCCAGCGCAACGGG GGCCCAAGTGAAAAGGTGAAGTGCCCTGAGCTGCCTCCAGTGCCTTCCTGTCTTTCCACCACACACTTCCTGATCTTCGTGGTTGTACAGTCAGTCCTGTTCTTTGGCTACATCATGTACAG AAGTCAACAAGAAGCAGCAGCCAAGAAGTTCTTTTGA